A genome region from Platichthys flesus chromosome 12, fPlaFle2.1, whole genome shotgun sequence includes the following:
- the LOC133966594 gene encoding uncharacterized protein LOC133966594 — MSSLQDAEAHLEEMEKAALSMIKELNATLSPKKKRKSKPKPKPLVRWRKRDKDGNIVAQRRKSPSSNSCAKRVRSSTPSVPEGVSVQMPDDQEEGLENALKELESLLSVSHDNTDVIIDASTRQTASDWKTRNIFSSERWKEARQQLVYNMLRANCIKPQLCQRCLKKDATIRCAECMPMQYYCCDCDISHHQSQALHNRASRIHGFHKPLPPTVEVKDDADVHYSHHICVRILPMEMPEHFCECPTESLNVVPGRPIVFINMKGRYDLNLPELRCGSCCASWKPELKDVHVSGYWPATIHFYTLYDVAIFQGFKEMKLVAPGNSRLSFMRMLDAQTTECGRTGKVCSDTFYKSFMEWVISSYEVNKLCSEQPFICPACCPQMLAVSVDGNRKHYRFKKDGCTDEAGYFEGVLLCKDDEVAAFVEDIQKRTKHVPGKGVCGRSQLNAAKETSKRSSSSLDEQGIEVAVCRHGIILRALNLFRQVC; from the exons ATGTCATCACTACAGGATGCAGAGGCTCATcttgaagagatggagaaggcaGCACTATCTATGATCAAGGAGCTCAACGCAACTCTG TCACctaagaaaaagagaaaatcaaaaccaaaaccaaaacctttGGTTCGATGGAGGAAACGGGACAAAGACGGCAACATTGTTGCCCAAAGACGCAAGTCCCCCTCATCAAACTCATGTG CGAAACGGGTCAGATCATCCACTCCCAGTGTTCCTGAGGGGGTTTCTGTACAGATGCCCGATGACCAAGAGGAAGGACTTG AGAATGCACTGAAAGAACTTGAGAGTCTTCTCAGTGTTTCACACGATAACACAGATGTCATTATTGATGCCAGCACACGACAAACAGCCAGCGACTGGAAGACTCGAAACATCTTCTCGTCAGAGAGATGGAAGGAAGCCAGACAACAGCTTGTGTACAATATGCTCAGAGCAAACTGCATCAAACCACAGCTCTGTCAGAGATGCTTAAAGAAGGACGCCACAATCAGATGTGCTGAATGCATGCCCATGCAATATTACTGCTGTGATTGTGACATTAGCCATCATCAGTCCCAAGCACTTCACAATCGGGCATCCAGGATTCATGGCTTCCACAAGCCACTGCCGCCAACAGTTGAGGTGAAAGATGATGCTGACGTGCACTATTCTCATCACATATgtg TAAGAATATTGCCAATGGAAATGCCAGAGCATTTTTGTGAATGCCCTACAGAGAGTCTAAATGTTGTTCCAGGGAGGCCTATAGTCTTCATAAACATGAAAG GGCGATATGATCTGAACCTCCCAGAGCTGCGGTGTGGAAGCTGCTGTGCTAGCTGGAAACCAGAGCTCAAAGATGTCCATGTTAGCGGCTACTGGCCGGccacaatacatttttacacaCTTTATGATGTAGCCATATTTCAAGGGTTCAAGGAAATGAAGCTGGTTGCTCCAGGGAATTCTCGCTTGAGCTTTATGAGAATGCTCGATGCACAAACAACAGAGTGTGGCAGG ACTGGTAAAGTGTGTTCTGACACATTCTACAAGAGCTTCATGGAGTGGGTGATAAGCTCTTACGAGGTGAACAAATTGTGTTCGGAGCAGCCGTTCATCTGCCCAGCCTGTTGTCCACAAATGCTGGCTGTGTCCGTAGATGGAAACAGGAAGCACTACCGCTTCAAAAAGGATGGGTG TACTGATGAAGCAGGTTACTTTGAGGGTGTGCTTCTCTGCAAAGATGATGAGGTGGCAGCATTTGTGGAAGACATCCAAAAGAGGACCAAGCAT gTGCCAGGAAAGGGGGTTTGTGGCAGGTCTCAGCTGAATGCAGCCAAAGAGACGAGTAAGAGGAGTAGCTCCAGCCTTGATGAGCAG GGTATAGAAGTAGCTGTGTGCCGACATGGGATTATTCTTCGTGCTCTGAATTTGTTCAGGCAAGTTTGTTAA